DNA sequence from the Schlegelella aquatica genome:
CCTGCACGACGCGATCATTGCCGGGCACCATCAACTGCTGCGCTACGCGACCGAAAAGGCGCTGATCGACACCCCGCGCACGACGGTCGTCGCCTGCGTGCTCCAGAACGGAGCGGCCTACTGGGCCCACTGCGGCGACTCGCGGCTTTACCTGGTCCGCGGCGACAAGCTCATTGCGCGCACGCGCGATCACTCCTACTCCGAGTTGCAGGAGACGCTGGCGGGGGTGGTGCCGATGGGCGAGCGCTTCAATCGCAACGTGCTGTTCACCTGCCTGGGCAGCCCCGGCAAGCCGGTGGTGGACACGGTCGGGCCGATGGTGCTGCACCAGGGCGACCGCATCCTGCTGTGCTCCGACGGGCTGTGGAGCAGCGTGCCCGATGTCGAGATCGTCGAGCAACTGGCGGTCCGCCCGGTGTCGGACGCGGTGCCGGAACTCGTCGAGCGGGCCTTGCGGCGGGCAGGCGGCAAGAGCGACAACGTCACCGTCCTCGCGGTCGAGTGGGAGTCCTCGGAGGACTTCGAGCCGACCCGGGCCATCTCGACCCAGACGCTGGCCGAGGACGTGTTCGCCTCGACCATCCAGGCCGGGGTCGGCGGTCAGGAGCCGGACGACCTCGACGAAGCCGAGATCGAGCGCTCGATCCGCGAGATCAACGAGGCGATACGGCGGTCCTCGCAGAAGAAGAGCTGACGAGGGGCTCAGGGCGCCCACCCGGGCGGCGTCGCCGGCCTCGCGTCTTGCTCGCGGCATGCTCCGCCGAAGCGGCCGGTTCGGCCCGTGCGGCCGGCGCACGGCGCCTCGGGCGGGCTCGAAGGCGCCCTGGCCCCCTCGCATCCCCGCACGCTGCATGGCGGTTGCGGTCGGGGCGACAATAGCGGGTTCCCCCACAGGTTGCTTCCATGCCATACGAACGTACTGCGGGGCGCGCGCAGGATGCGCTGCGCCCGGTGAGGATCACGCGCCACTACACCAAACACGCCGAGGGCTCGGTGCTGGTGGAGTTCGGCGACACGAAGGTGCTGTGCACCGCCTCCGTGGAGGAGAAGGTGCCGCCGCACAAGAAGGGCAGTGGCGAAGGCTGGGTCACGGCCGAGTACGGGATGCTGCCGCGCTCGACGCACACGCGCAGCGACCGCGAGGCGGCCCGCGGCAAGCAAAGCGGACGCACCCAGGAGATCCAGCGGCTCATCGGCCGCTCGATGCGGGCCGTGTTCGATCTCGCGGCGCTGGGCGAGCGCACGATCCACCTGGACTGCGACGTGCTCCAGGCCGACGGAGGCACCCGCACGGCGAGCATCACCGGCGCGTTCGTCGCGGCCCACGATGCGGTCACCTGGCTGATGCAGCGCGGCGCGATCGCGCGCTCGCCCATCCGTGATTTCGTTGCGGCGATCTCGGTCGGGGTGGTGCAGGGCACGCCGCTGCTCGACCTCGAGTACGTCGAGGACGTGGCATGCGACACCGACATGAACGTCGTGATGACGGGGGCGGGCGGTTTCGTCGAGGTGCAGGGCACGGCCGAGGGCGAGCCGTTCACCCGCGCGGAGCTGGACGTCCTGCTCACGCTTGCGGGCAAGGGCATCGGTGAGTTGATCGCGCTGCAGCGCCGCGCGCTCGGCGTGTGAGGGGGCTGCGATGCGCGTGGTGCTCGCCTCGAACAATGCGAAGAAGCTCGCCGAGTTGCAGGCGCTGTTCGCCCCGCTCGGCGTGGAGCTGGTGACCCAGGGCTCGCTCGGGGTGCCGGAAGCCGCGGAGCCGCACCCGACCTTCGTCGAGAACGCGCTCGAGAAGGCCCGCCATGCGTCCCGCCTGACGGGCTTGCCGGCGCTCGCCGACGACTCGGGGCTGAGCGTGGACGCGCTGGGCGGTGCGCCGGGCGTGCTCTCGGCGCGCTACGCCACGCTCTTCGGCGGGCCGCGCGACGACGGTGCGAACAACGAGGCGCTCCTGCGGCAGTTGCAGGCGGTCGAGGACCGCCGCGCGCGCTTCGTTTGCGTGCTCGCGGCCCTGCGACGGCCCGACGACCCGGAGCCGCTGATCGCGATGGGCCGCTGGGACGGCGAGGTGCTGCGCGGGCCCCGCGGGCAGGGCGGGTTCGGCTACGACCCGTTGATGTGGATCCCCGCCCTGGGGGCGAGCGTGGCCGAGCTCGACGCGGCGGTGAAGAACCGGCACAGCCATCGTGCGCAGGCGGCGCGCGAGCTGACGCGGCTGATGCGCGAGGTCTGGCTCGGTGGCCGCGGCTGACGGCGTGGGCCGCGGGCGGGTGGCAGAAAGGGGCAAGCCTTGAACACCGATGTCGTCGGCCGGTATCTGCGGCCGGGCACCCTGACGTTGGGGGCGATGCCGCCCTTGGCGCTGTATGTGCATCTGCCCTGGTGCCTGCGCAAGTGTCCCTACTGCGACTTCAACTCGCACGAGTGGCGCGAGGGCGGCAGCCTGCCACAGACGCAGTACCTGGACGCGCTGCGGGCGGACGTGGAGGCGGCCTTGCCGCTGGTGTGGGGCCGCAAGATCCACAGCATCTTCATCGGCGGGGGCACGCCCAGCCTGTTTTCGCCCGATGCCATCGACCGGCTGCTGGCCGACGTGCGGGCCTTGCTGCCGCTGGAGCCCGCCTGCGAGATCACGCTGGAGGCCAACCCGGGCACGTTCGAGCGCGACCGCTTCCGCGGGTTTCGAGAGGCGGGGGTGACGCGCCTGTCCATCGGGGTGCAGAGCTTCGACGACGCCAAGTTGCGGGCGCTGGGGCGGGTGCACGACCGGGCGCAAGCGATCGCGGCGGTGGAGGAGGCGTGCCAGTGCTTCGAGACCTTCAACCTGGACTTGATGTACGCGCTTCCCGGGCAGACGCTGGCCGAGTGCGAGGCGGATCTGCGGCAGGCGCTCGCGTTCCGGCCGCCGCACCTGTCGGTGTACCACCTGACGCTGGAGCCCAACACCTACTTCGCGAAGTTCCCGCCCGCGGTCCCGGACGAGGATCTGGCCAGCGAGATGCTCGACCGCATCGTCGAGCGCACGGGCGAGGCCGGGCTGGTGCGCTACGAGGTGTCGGCCTATGCGCGGCCCGGGCACGCGTGCGCGCACAACCTGAACTATTGGCGCTTCGGTGACTACCTGGGCATCGGCGCCGGCGCGCACAGCAAGCTCAGCTTCCCGCACCGGGTGGTGCGGCAGGTGCGTTTCCGTGAGCCCGCGCGGTACATGCAGGCCGCGCTGGCGGGCCAGGCGGTCGCGCAGGATGAAGAAGTGCGGCGCGAGGACCTGCCGTTCGAGTTCATGCTCAACGCGCTGCGCCTGCGCGAGGGCTTCGAGCTGGCGCGGTTCAGCGAGCGCACGGGGCTGCCGGTCACGGTCATCGCCCGTGCGCTGGAGGAGGCCGAGCGCCGAGGGCTGATCGAGCGCGACCTGCAGCGCGTGTGGCCCACCGACCGCGGCTTCGACTTCCTCAGCGACTTGCAGGCGTTGTTCTTGCCCGGATGAAGGGGGCCGGGCCTTCCTCCCGCGGGGCGGGAGGACGTACCGGCGGTGTCCCCCATGGCAGAACTGACAGGGGCGGGGTCGCCCTGTATCCTGCGCGGGCCGTGTTCATGGCAGCATGGGCTGCCCCAGCCGCATCCGCCCGGCGGACCGTTCGCACGGCCCCGGTGTCGCAGGGCGGTTCTTCACCACAGGGAATCGCAGCGTGAGTTCCGAGCTTTCGTCGCCCACTCCCTATCCTGGCGTGTCGCCCCGGCGGGTGCTGGTGGTCGATGACGACCGGGTGCAGCAACTGCTGCTCACCGCCCACCTGGAAGCGTGCGGCTGCGAGGTGGACGTGGCCGACGACGGCGAGGAGGCGTTGCAGTTGTGGCGCGAACGCCGGCACCGGCTCGTGATCACCGACTGCCGCATGCCGGGGATGGACGGCTATGCGCTGGCACGGGCCTTGCGCGCCGAGGCCGGCGCGTCGCAGGTGCGGCTGGTGGGGACGAGCGCCGACGTGGACGACGCGCCGCGGGCCTTGGAGGCCGGGATGGAGCGGCTGATCGCCAAGCCGGTCGGGCGCGACGAACTCCTGGGGCTGTGCCGCCAGGCGTTCGGCCCGGCGTGAGCGCGGCCGCTCTCGTCGGGGCGCCCGGGCGGCTCTTGCTCAGACGCGGTTCAGGCTGAGGCCGGCGGTGGCGCGCAGCCGCTCCAGCAGGGCGGGCGCGATGCGTTGCAGCGGCAGGACTTCGTCGGCCGCCCCGCAGTTGATGGCCTCGCGCGGCATGCCGAAGACGACGCAGGTCGCTTCGTCCTGCACGTAGTTGTAGCTGCCGGCGTCGCGCATTTCCTTCATCGCGCGAGCGCCGTCGGCGCCCATGCCGGTCAGCATGATGCCGATGGCGTTGGGGCCGACCACGCGCGCGGCCGAGCGGAACAGCACTTCCACCGAAGGTTTGTGGCGGTTGACCGGTTCGCCGTCTTGCACGCGGGCGATGTAGTTGGCACCGCTGCGGTCGACGCTCAGGTGCAGGCCGCCCGGCGCGATGTAGGCGTGGCCGGGCAGGATGCGCTCGCCGTCCTGCGCTTCCTTGACCGCGATGCGGCACAGCCCGTCGAGCCGGGCGGCATAGCTGCGGGTGAAGCCGGGCGGCATGTGCTGTGTGATGACCACCGCCGGCGAGTCGGCGGGCAACTGCATCAGCACCTCCTTGGTGGCCTCGGTTCCGCCGGTGGAAGCGCCGATGAAGATGAGCTTCTCGGTCGACAGGCGGCCCAAGGCGCCCGCCCGCACGGGGACGGTGCCCGGTGCAGCGGGGGCGGCGGCCGGCGACGCCGCCGGGGCCGCCGTGGCGGGCAGCTTGCGCACCTGCGCGCGCGCGGCGATGCGGATCTTGTCGGTGATCTCGTGCTCGAGGTGTTGCAGACCGTTGGCCACGCCGATCTTCGGCTTGGCGACGAAGTCGATCGCGCCCAGCTCCAGCGCCCGCAGGGTGACTTCGGCGCCGCGCTCGGTCAGCGTGGAGACCATGACCACCGGCATCGGGCGCAGGCGCATCAGCTTCTCGAGGAAGTCGAGGCCGTCCATGCGGGGCATCTCGACGTCGAGCGTGATGACATCGGGATCGAGGTTGCGGATCAACTCCCGGGCTGCGTACGGGTCCGCCGCGACGCCGACGCACTCCATGTCCGGCTGGCGGTTGATGATTTCCTTGAGCAGGCTGCGCACCAGAGCGGAGTCGTCGACCACCACGGTACGGATCTTGGACATCGTGGATTCCTCGGAACCTCAGAACAAATCGATCGAGCCCGCACCGCTGGCAGGCGGCAGCAGCCTCTGGCTGGCCGCCCGCTCCTGCGCGATGAGAGCTTCGGGGTTGGAAGGAGCGAGGCGCTTGACCATGGCCTTGCCACTGGCCGGGAAGAAGCAGACCTTGCGGGGGAAGACGTCGAGCACGTCCTTGGAGACGACCGGGATGTGCTCCGTCTTGAGGTAGTGCAAGACGAACTCGGTGTTGCGCTGGCCGACGTTGAGCACGTTCATGCCGGAGATGACCTGGCCGCCGCCGAAGACCTTGGCTTCGAGCGTCGAGCGCGACGCGCCCCGCTTGAGCAACTCGTTGATCAGCAGCTCCATCGCGTAGGAGCCATAGCGCCCGCCGTCCTGCGCCCCGCCGGAGTCGGGCAGCATGAAGTGGTTCATTCCGCCGATGCGGGCGTGGCGGTCCCACAGACAGGCGGCGATGCACGAGCCGAGCGTGGTCATGATGAGGATGTCCTCGTCATGCACGAAGTACTCGCCCGGAAGCACCTTGACGGCGTCGTTCTTGAAGTGCGCGTCGTAGAAGAAGAACGAGGCCTCGCCGGGCTTGCGGGGCTGAGCCTTGAGCCGCTCCAGCCGGCTGGTACTGGGCGCGCCGGCGGTGCCGCTCATGCCGCCGAGGGGGAAAGAGGGTGCGGTCAGGGTCATGATCGCGATATCGGCAGGGCCGGTTCTGGCCTTGAGCGGCTCACACCCGCAGATAGACCGTCTTGCCGCGCAGCTGGAACAGGTCGCGCGAATCGGTGAAGTTCTCCGAATGACCGACGAACAGGAGGCCGCCCGGCTTCATCACCTGGTGGATGCGTTGCAGCACGCGCCGCTGCGTGGGCGCGTCGAAGT
Encoded proteins:
- the hemW gene encoding radical SAM family heme chaperone HemW, with the protein product MPPLALYVHLPWCLRKCPYCDFNSHEWREGGSLPQTQYLDALRADVEAALPLVWGRKIHSIFIGGGTPSLFSPDAIDRLLADVRALLPLEPACEITLEANPGTFERDRFRGFREAGVTRLSIGVQSFDDAKLRALGRVHDRAQAIAAVEEACQCFETFNLDLMYALPGQTLAECEADLRQALAFRPPHLSVYHLTLEPNTYFAKFPPAVPDEDLASEMLDRIVERTGEAGLVRYEVSAYARPGHACAHNLNYWRFGDYLGIGAGAHSKLSFPHRVVRQVRFREPARYMQAALAGQAVAQDEEVRREDLPFEFMLNALRLREGFELARFSERTGLPVTVIARALEEAERRGLIERDLQRVWPTDRGFDFLSDLQALFLPG
- a CDS encoding response regulator — protein: MSSELSSPTPYPGVSPRRVLVVDDDRVQQLLLTAHLEACGCEVDVADDGEEALQLWRERRHRLVITDCRMPGMDGYALARALRAEAGASQVRLVGTSADVDDAPRALEAGMERLIAKPVGRDELLGLCRQAFGPA
- the rdgB gene encoding RdgB/HAM1 family non-canonical purine NTP pyrophosphatase — its product is MRVVLASNNAKKLAELQALFAPLGVELVTQGSLGVPEAAEPHPTFVENALEKARHASRLTGLPALADDSGLSVDALGGAPGVLSARYATLFGGPRDDGANNEALLRQLQAVEDRRARFVCVLAALRRPDDPEPLIAMGRWDGEVLRGPRGQGGFGYDPLMWIPALGASVAELDAAVKNRHSHRAQAARELTRLMREVWLGGRG
- the rph gene encoding ribonuclease PH, coding for MPYERTAGRAQDALRPVRITRHYTKHAEGSVLVEFGDTKVLCTASVEEKVPPHKKGSGEGWVTAEYGMLPRSTHTRSDREAARGKQSGRTQEIQRLIGRSMRAVFDLAALGERTIHLDCDVLQADGGTRTASITGAFVAAHDAVTWLMQRGAIARSPIRDFVAAISVGVVQGTPLLDLEYVEDVACDTDMNVVMTGAGGFVEVQGTAEGEPFTRAELDVLLTLAGKGIGELIALQRRALGV
- the cheD gene encoding chemoreceptor glutamine deamidase CheD; amino-acid sequence: MTLTAPSFPLGGMSGTAGAPSTSRLERLKAQPRKPGEASFFFYDAHFKNDAVKVLPGEYFVHDEDILIMTTLGSCIAACLWDRHARIGGMNHFMLPDSGGAQDGGRYGSYAMELLINELLKRGASRSTLEAKVFGGGQVISGMNVLNVGQRNTEFVLHYLKTEHIPVVSKDVLDVFPRKVCFFPASGKAMVKRLAPSNPEALIAQERAASQRLLPPASGAGSIDLF
- a CDS encoding protein-glutamate methylesterase/protein-glutamine glutaminase; its protein translation is MSKIRTVVVDDSALVRSLLKEIINRQPDMECVGVAADPYAARELIRNLDPDVITLDVEMPRMDGLDFLEKLMRLRPMPVVMVSTLTERGAEVTLRALELGAIDFVAKPKIGVANGLQHLEHEITDKIRIAARAQVRKLPATAAPAASPAAAPAAPGTVPVRAGALGRLSTEKLIFIGASTGGTEATKEVLMQLPADSPAVVITQHMPPGFTRSYAARLDGLCRIAVKEAQDGERILPGHAYIAPGGLHLSVDRSGANYIARVQDGEPVNRHKPSVEVLFRSAARVVGPNAIGIMLTGMGADGARAMKEMRDAGSYNYVQDEATCVVFGMPREAINCGAADEVLPLQRIAPALLERLRATAGLSLNRV
- a CDS encoding PP2C family protein-serine/threonine phosphatase — its product is MRFSVYQVSRKGGREKNEDRMGYCYTRDAGLFALADGMGGHPQGEVASQLALQTMAALFQRDAKPTLKDPLRFLHDAIIAGHHQLLRYATEKALIDTPRTTVVACVLQNGAAYWAHCGDSRLYLVRGDKLIARTRDHSYSELQETLAGVVPMGERFNRNVLFTCLGSPGKPVVDTVGPMVLHQGDRILLCSDGLWSSVPDVEIVEQLAVRPVSDAVPELVERALRRAGGKSDNVTVLAVEWESSEDFEPTRAISTQTLAEDVFASTIQAGVGGQEPDDLDEAEIERSIREINEAIRRSSQKKS